TGATGGAAAACATGtcaaatatctattttttgcagaaagagAGACATTTTCAACCTTTTTGCCCCTGGGTGAGATAAGCTGGGCACAATCAGGGAGAAGATACAGCCCtgggtccccagcccctgccctggccaGCAAGGGCCCAGGCAGGCAGACGCACCGTGCCACATGGTCCAGAGCCACTGCTCAGGGACGCACAGCCCAGGATccactttccctgtctttctccTAGTGTGGCTGAAACTGTGAATGCTCTTTTTAGGGCAAAAAAAGGCCATTTTCAGGCTAGCCCACCTGCACCTTCCCCTTGGGCGCTTACTGGCAGTTCAGAGTCTGTGGGCGAGGGAGAGACACTATGATCCCAGGCGTCTTTACACGTGGTGTGAGCTGTTCAGGAGGGGTGGGAAAGTGCCTGCTGCAAACAGGACAGTTGCCACTTGTACAAGGAGGACGATGCTCTCAGATCCCACCTGCCTGATCGAGGCTGAGggccaccctgtgccagggaCGAGGATCCCAGCAAGATCGGTCTCAGGGCAACCCTGATGTCCAAAACACCATCCTCACGGGCACTGCAAAATCCTGCAATAGGGAGAGCTGTGCAAGCCTTGCTCTAAGACACTGATCCTTTTTTTGACAGCCCCCAGGGTGTCTccatcagcagcagaaaatagcAAAGAGGACGGAAGAAGGAGGGGACAGAGCTACCAAGACACCATGCCCAGTGGTCACCCAAGAGCTGCCCAATGGTCTCAGCATTTGGGCTGTGGACGGAGGTACAACCCCAAGTTCCAAGTGCAGCTCGAGAGAGGAAACCAAACCAGAACCCCAGACCCATGGGTGGGAATGACCAGTTTGGGGAAGGGTCCCAGGGAGCCCTGTGATGCACTGAGGCACGCCAGACCAGGCGGAACCACCAGTGCAGCAGCAAGCAAGGGGTGGTGGGTGGCCTGGCCTCCACTTCCTGGGCAGTAAACAAAAATCTCCTTCTCCCAGGAATGCAGCGAGGCCAGTCTCACCCTGCAAGGCACCAGGGAAGTTCCTGCTCTCATGGGGAACAGGCAGGAAAGAGCCTCCTGCAATTGCTGCTTGTGTTGACAGCAAGGCACAGGTTTGCACAGTACTTTCCAGGTCACCGGGTGCGCGACAAACACCATCGCCAGCCTCCCGCCGGCTCAAGGAGCACAAAGCATTTCACAACCCTCGCCCCGGGCAGCAGGTGagcagcctcctccctgccatACAGGCAGTGACAAGGGCAGGCAGGTTAAGGGTTTTGCCCAGCAAAACAGCCACAGAGCCAGGAACGGAGCTGCAGGTGCTCTGCCTCCAAAAGCCAGACCTCACTTTTTTGGCCAACAGTTCAATTTCCAACCAGCTCCAGGTAACCACCTGGCAAGCAACTGCGCTGTCAAAGGAGGCAGCTGCGGTGCAACGCGGCTTGTCCCTGCCCCGGGAAGGCAGTTTTGGGTTCAAAGAGCCAGCCAGGATGCGCCGAGGGTCCCAAAAGCTGTTGCTCATGAACACCAGCACCGGTGGAATGCTGGTATCTTATGCATTAAAAGCCTCCTGCCCACGTGAGTGGCCACAGGAACCGCACAAgcctttttctttggtttcacTGACCCCCACTGGAGAAGAGGGGTGTGAAGAGAGGCCAGGGCTCTCCCATGTATGCATTTGCTGTGGGTCAGAGGCCAGGCGGCCCGCTGGCAGGTGATGCCGGTCATGGGCACTGGCAGTTGGAGGGACAGGCACACGGGGTCGgctgcagcagctttgccacagtgccagctctgccccttCCTAACTGAAGCGCAGGGTAGATGAGAACTGGccctcccagcccagggctTGCAGAGCAGGACATACGGAGAGGAGGAACAAGCCAGTCCCTCTGCCGTGGTCAGAGACCTGCAGGGTGCAGGGTGTGCTCGCTCTGGAGGCTGAGCCAAGGGAAAGCCTCCAGGGAAGTGGAGAAGCAGCGACATGCGGCCCCCCTCCCCCAGTCCCTGCGGGGAGACCTCTCACTCACCCAGCCAGGTAGATGTGAGCgttcctgctgctcagcagctcccaCACCAGCCTTTGGTTCTCCCGGATCCGGTGCTGAACGTAAACCTTCTCCTCCTGTGGGTAAATCCtgtgctgagcacagcagccctggcagcagccccatcccagTACGCCTGCCCGGCCCTGGGGCGGTTCTCAGGGGCTCTTTGCAAGAGCCTGGGGCAGCGCATCGCCCCAGAGTGAGGGGCActgggagaagctgctggatCAACTCTCACACAGGGAAGGGGATTCCCACACCTCCCGTCAGTGCACCAGGATGGGTCGGTGGGAGGTGGGTGCAGCAGCAAGAGCTTCAGTGCGGAACGTGCCCCACGTAGCCCACTCAAATCCTTTGgctgtcccctgcctgctccagctctgGTGAACAGCCAGGGCCATCAGCTGGGGAGTCCCTGCAAGggctcctctcccagccctctcctctcccagtgtGGGCAGAGGAGGCTCTGtggccccccgccccgtgccaAGGTTGCTGCAGGGCAGAGACCCTTCcttgcagccctggctgctggtCCCAGCCCTGTCACCTGCTGGAGACCTGAACCAGCTCAGAAGGGCAGAAAGCTCGGAGGGATGGCCTCGGTCCCACTCCCTGCCCTCCACTGTGCTTCGGGACTGGATACGACTTGCTTttggcacagcacagcccaaCCGAGGAGAGTTCCCAAAGGGTTAATCCACAACACTTCACACATCCAAGCAACTGCCTACGGCCCTGGCTTCTGCCCAAGAGGAACACCATTGCCAACGTGCCTGAATTCACTGCTGGCCCAGACGGCTCCTCCGTGACAAAGGTGACACTGTGATGGAGGCCAGGCCCTCTGCCGCGTGTCCCACCATGCCGGTATCTGTGCAGCGCTAAGCTGAgctgcaggcacagccccccctcctcatcctcctccctcccGTCCAGCCCCAAAAGCAACAAGGCTCTCGCTGCATCTCAGGCTCCCTGCGCGCTGCAGTTTGGAGGTGTGCGTGGGAACAACCCCAAGCCGCAACCAGCCCCAGCTGTCACAAGAGCTGGTCACGGCACAGTCAGCAGGTCCCACGCGGCTCCACTGGCTGCATTGCACTGGAGAGTCAGGTCACCCCCCGGCACTGCTCCAACCGGGATCCGGCGATGCAGGAGGTAAGCAAGCCCATCGCAAGCACCAACACAGCCAGCCGGTAGCTCAGCTTCAGCATCATTAACATTAATCAGCTAAGTGCTGACAGAGGCTCTGCCGAGGAGGCTGGGGCTCCAAGCGGGTCATTTAAGGACCTGCAGCTACCTGGAAACCAGAGCACCCCAGTGACAAACTCGGGTCACGACGTCTCAGCTAAACCCCAGAGCATCCTGCTGAGAATTAGCGACAGCGGCATTAGGCTGGGATCAATCAGTCTGCACTGCAGGGCGGACGTGATGTGACAGAAGGTCACTGCAAAAGGGACCTtatggagaggagagggaaatcCCGCTCAGCTATGGAGCACCGTAGCCCCTGCCAGGCTCTTTGAAAGCAAAGTTTTTGATGAGTTAATGTGGTATCTCCTAGACCCACAGATACGATGGCCCAATGTGGCACATCCCACCCAGCTATGCTCTCGCTCGCCTCCCTGTTGCAGCACTGCAAGGCCTCAGTGGCAGAAGACCCTCATGACAAACTGCTTCGCCCCACAGAGCAGGCGGAGAAGGGAGGCCGGGAGGCACACCCCTATGTGAGTCCAGAGTCTGCAATGGCAGGAGGTGGCTCTGGGGCTGCTCTCGAGACTTGGGGAGCAGCAAATTCCCCCTTCACTGTGTAAGCCACCAGAAAAAAGGCAGACCGGTCATCCAACAAACCTCTGCCGTGCTGCTCCTGTTCATCAGAGGCTTGGAAAGCCTTCGCTTGGAAAGCATTCAACTCATGCCTTACAAGTGACTGGATAAAAGATGCTGGCTGCATGTCAATGCATGCacacagccaggagaaaagGACTGGTTCAGCTGAGCTACCTAGAAACACCCATTCTCACTGACCCTTTTTTATCAGATCTCTCTGTTTCAAAGGCAGGCTGAGCTTTCAGTGCCACCAAGGGACAGGGCAAGGCCATGAAACATAGTCCCGGCTCACAGAGCCTCTCCAGCAACATAAAAAGCCCTGCAGCCCAGAGAGGGGCTGAGAGCTGCCCACCAAAGACACTCACTGCCTTGGAAATAAGGGAGCAAAGTGAGGGGATGAGTTGTGGGGGTGCTTGTACCTCTGGAGAGCTTTCTCCTGCATGGCTGAGGCTCAGGGAGAGCTGGCACGGAGGTACCACAAGCTGGGGCAGGAGGCCAAGCTCCTTGGCTTCAGCCAGCAATCAGAGGGACATGGTGGGGAGGGTGGCACTCAACCAAGAAAGGTTGTTGCCTGGTGACCCCCCTGAGAAGCGTGGGAGCCTTTTATCACTCACGTGGTCCAGCCAAACAAAGCTGGCTAATGCCTTATCTACTCTGGTGCTcgccagccctgccccagcaatCTTTCTAGCTCAACTCAGCCAGACACGTCCTGGCTGGGCATCGGCACTGCAGAGCTGGTAGGGATCCCGCCCAGCACTGAGGTGGTGTGGGGAGCAAGGGGACCACTGTGACACCCCAGCAGGCCCTGCGCAGGGCACGGCAACAGGTACAGGGGCCAGACACACTGGCAGAGTCCCATCAGTGCTGCCTGAGATGCTTCTCTGTGCACCCTCCTCCTCTGGAAACTAACCTGGTCcctggagaaggccgtgaagaGTGTGAGGAACCCCTTTGTCACCAGCTCTTCCCACTCCGCCTGGCAGTAGAAGTCCTTGGATTTCTGGCGGCAGCCAAAGAACAAGCAGTTCCCTGAAGAGAGCAGACCACAAGGGCTATGCTGGGTGGACCGAACACCCTGCGAGTGCTGGGGACTGTTGGTGCCCACGAGACCTGTGGCAGAGCCCCAAGGCTCTCACCTCTCTGCTGCACCTGGCTGATGGTCCTGGCCTGGAGGAGCCAGAAGCCATGTGAGCATGAAGCCGAGACCTGTGGCAACCAAAGGCCCCTGTATGCTAGAAAAGCAGGAGGTGGGCGCCAGGCAGGGCAAGAGGAgccccccagggctgccagTTCCCCTCCACCAGCCTCAGCTTCCTGCTGAGAcccagagctgagctggggGAATAATGGGACAAGGCCAGAGGCACGACTCCTTGCACAGCAGAAGATGAGCTCAGTAACCCATCTGCACTCAGAGAGCCAAGAAAGAGCCTCTGCACAGCCCTACCCTGCCCCAAGGAGCAGCCGTGCAGCACAGCCTGTGAATAACCACACAGGCTGCACACACCAGGCTCCAGCCCTCACCTGCCCCAGAGCTCAGCTTGCTCCCACTCAAACGCAGCAAAGCCTGGGCCTGTCTGAACCCTCAGGAGCCCCCAGTCCCTTCTTCCTGTATGCTGAACACAGACCTGTCTGCAGCAAGGGGCATCCTGAGTCCCTCCCAGGACCATCCCTCACCTCCATGTCCTTGTGCCACCCGCTCCTGTATCGCTGCTCGGAAAGGTGCCACCCCTGTGCCAGGGCCGATCATGATCACGGGGGTTTCAGGGTCGGCTGGGAACttcattcctcctttcttcaCCCACAGAGGCACCCGGACATCacctgcaaaacaaacagacCGACTAGCATAACCCCACCACCACTGCACCTGTGACACCCTGCAGAGGGTGAGCTGGGCATCCAGCTCTTCCAGGATGGTCCGAAGATACAGACAGCACCTGGCTTAACACCACCCTGGCACCAAGGCACCCCTGGAGCCACGGGCACCCTGTGCGTGTGTACGAAAAGTGCTTCAGCTGTCTCAGCACTGTCTCTGCAAGCACCTGAGTGAACCCCAGAGCAAGGCAAGAGTCCCACAGCACACGGGCTGCGGGACAGTTTCCTCCTCACACAGCTGGTGCGAGGGAAGACAGCAGTGGAGGCAAGCAGAGATCTCAACCTGGCTGTCGAGTACGGGGGGGCCAAACTTGCCTCCTCTGGGAGCCAGAGGAGGGGTGCAGATCCCCACCTAGGTATTCAGGGAAGACCCAATCTCGCCCTGGAGCCATACAGAGCAATTCTCTAccatcctgcagcagggagaCCCCATGTGCTTGTCACATTTGCTTGGGGGCCCAGCTGGAGGGGTTTTGTGATTAGAGCGGATGAGCAGCACACACAGGTTTCACAGGACAGGGTGGATATGCTCAAAGGAACGACCATTATTCCCAGAGCTGGTGCTCTGGGTCTGGAGGTGTCCAGCAGTCAGAGCACTAGCAGCACCAGGACACCAAGGGCAGCCCACTGTGGGACAGTGGGGCATGCTGgcactgggagcaggagggtcaagcagctgggagaaaacCAGGAGCTCAGGGTGCTAAGGGCAAGCTGGAGGAGCACGCCATGCTCTGAAGAGGATGGGAGCAGCGAGGAAGGATGGCTACTGTGAGTTCAGCCCATCTTGCCAAACCAGTACGCTCCAGCTCCCCGTGGTGGTGGTGCTCCACCCAGGGTCTAGGCAGTTCCAGCACATGGCCAGCACGCACACAGCTCCAGTCCTGTGGGATCAGCACTGCGTACTGTGGCAAGCACAGGGTCCTCACCGAATCCAAGCAATGGTACCTTGCTCTGGGTTGAGAGAAGCCAACCAGGTAGAGCAGAGACCACGGCGGGGTTTGCTGAGTCGTGTCTTGTACCGCACTACTGCCATGAGGATCTGGATCCGGTCAGGGTGAGCCTGTGTCCAGACAGGAGCCATGAGAAACGAGAAGACAGCCAGTATGGCTCTGCAGGAAGAGCCCAGTGCCTCCTCAGGGAATGAGCCtgtgcccagctcctgccagggcaTCTGCAACACTCGTCCTAGCCAAAAACGGCCACTCAGACACAGAATGGAGCACATCCTTGCTCAAAACCTTTCCACTGGGAAAGGGGGTTTTCCCAGAGCAGCACTACTGCAGGAACGCTCTGCTCAGCTGGCAATGGCGACAGAGACTGTCCAACCCAAGAGGCCCTCACGGAGGGCAAATGCCACCCGTGTTTGGGCTGATATCTGCCAAGCCACCCAGGCCAGGTCCCACTGCCCCCTcccggcagcagcaggaagcagcACTCCCCCTTCCACAGCCACACCACCCAGGGACGCTCCCAGCCTCCTACTGATCCCAGTGACAAGGACACCAGACCTCTACAGTGCACCGGGCCAGTGCTGGCActtgcagggctgcaggagggcaaGTGCCCTGACATGGaggctggcacagccctggggtTTACATCCAGCATGTTGGGTTGACGCAGGCTCACAGCGGAGCGGAGTTCAGGGGGGATGTGGGTGCTCACAGGGTCTGGGAATACAGCCTGAACATCCACAGTTCACATGGCACCAACTGTCAGCCCTGCCAGACCCTCAGCTCAGAGCCTGCCACGAGGCCAAAAAGAGCTGAGCTCTTACCAGCATGGAGGAGGCGATGGAGAAGGCACGGGGTCTGATGCGAGGGATGAGGTCCAGCAGGTATTCGGGTGGAATGGCACACGTGGTGTGAGGGAAATCCCAGAGGGCCTGTGAAGCCAAGGCAGGGTGAGACCTGGTACACCCCAGAAGGCAGCCTGCCTGCTTCCTGGGGTGTCAGAGGCTGTGCCATGCTGCCCTCAACCGAAGGCACCACCCGCCCTGTCCCACTgccctcccctcacccccaggGTGTGGCACAGGGCCCACTGCAGAGCCCAGATTTGGAGCAAGGACACTTCTGAAAGTGGGTGAAGTAGATTAAATTCCCCAGCCAGGAAATTATGGCTGATCATCTGCCCGGGTGCTTTAAGCCATGGCGCAGCCCTCAGGGAGTGGGTTTGCCATGCTCCCCCAGCCCTACCTCGAGGGTGGTCCTGCGGGGCCGGTTGCAGTAGCTGTACAGCTCTTCCTGGCCCTGTGCAGAGCTGAACTCCTGCAGCTTCTCCCGCTCCAGCTCGTTTGTAGAGAAGTAGGACAAGAGCTCGAAGAAGGAGCGCCGCGGCACGCAGGAGATGTCCAGGTAGTGGGTGACCAGGTGCCGGATGGTGCAGGGCTGCGGCaacagggcagggagggatgtgCCTGCAAGGcgaggcagcagggagagctcaGTGCCACACCGGGACAGGACACCCGAGCAtcgcctgcctgctgcccccacAGCTCTGGCACTCCCCAGGATGGGGCAGCAGTGTGAGTAACCCTCCTGGGGTCTTGGGTTGGGGAGGCTGCACAATCCTTCACActctgggctgggggctgcagggacagaaGGCATGGGTGCAGCCTGGACGTTGCTGGGTCCCCCCCACGAGTCCCACTGGCCCTAAGGTGGGATCCACACGCACAGAGcgctgggagggaaggagagccTCCGTGCTGCGAGACAGGCAGAGGTCCTGTACCCATCAGCTACTCCCAACTCCCTGTTTCCTGTGCCtagagcaaaggaaaagcagagctcCAGGCTGGGCCAGAGCTCAGGGGGCTGCCCCACCACAGCAGGGAGGGAACGGAGCAGCAGACAGGACCTACTGGGCTCCGTGGGCTTCAGCACAAAGCGTCTGTCTGGATCCAGGCGCAGAAGCTGGCAGAACTGCTGCACATCGTCGGGGCAGTTCTGGGGCTGGATCATCACCACATCTCCCGCGCTGAACCTGTGGATGCAACGGGACCTGCCAAGGCCAGCCACGGGGCAGGCCCGCCGGCACAGCACCGCCATCCTGACCGGCACCCGCACCAGGGGAGAGGCCACAACTCAGCCGAATTTCCAGCGTCACTAACGTTGTGCTCTCTAACCTGAGGAGGCAAAGGGAGCTGGTCCACGGGCAGGACCCACACTGCCACACACCCTGACTTTGTCACGgaggaggacagtgcagcaggGACCACGTCCACGAGGCTGCAGCCTCAGATATTACAGAAGAAGGGGAATGGAAGACGACAGCAGGCTACGGGAAACCCGATCCTGCACAGCAAAGTTTGGGGGAGTCAGGAAAATGCTCACGTCATCCCTGAGCCCGTGACATCGAACTCAATGAGCCGGACATCCTGGAAATGGCATTCTGCCGTGACCCGCTGATTGGACACCATCCGGGCAGCGAAGGGGTGCAGCTCGGAGGGAACAGCCCTGGGTGCTGTCGGCTGGAGCAGGCCACCGTCAGGATGCAGGGAGTC
This genomic stretch from Balearica regulorum gibbericeps isolate bBalReg1 chromosome 20, bBalReg1.pri, whole genome shotgun sequence harbors:
- the NDOR1 gene encoding NADPH-dependent diflavin oxidoreductase 1 isoform X2; protein product: MMAERKLLVLFGSQTGTAQDTAERIGREAKRRHFQCRVEALDSYDVANLINELLVVFVCATTGQGDPPDNMKMFWRFLFRKNLPPSSLCQLDYAVLGLGDSSYPKFNFVAKKLHKRVLQLGGNPLLPVALGDDQHDLGPDAVVDPWLLALWDKILALYPLPPGLEIISPDTRLPPKYTLHYLAEDSLHPDGGLLQPTAPRAVPSELHPFAARMVSNQRVTAECHFQDVRLIEFDVTGSGMTFSAGDVVMIQPQNCPDDVQQFCQLLRLDPDRRFVLKPTEPSTSLPALLPQPCTIRHLVTHYLDISCVPRRSFFELLSYFSTNELEREKLQEFSSAQGQEELYSYCNRPRRTTLEALWDFPHTTCAIPPEYLLDLIPRIRPRAFSIASSMLAHPDRIQILMAVVRYKTRLSKPRRGLCSTWLASLNPEQGDVRVPLWVKKGGMKFPADPETPVIMIGPGTGVAPFRAAIQERVAQGHGGNCLFFGCRQKSKDFYCQAEWEELVTKGFLTLFTAFSRDQEEKVYVQHRIRENQRLVWELLSSRNAHIYLAGNAKQMPAAVAEALQTVLQLEGGLSPSEAEEHLTALERSQRFQSETWS
- the NDOR1 gene encoding NADPH-dependent diflavin oxidoreductase 1 isoform X8, with product MKMFWRFLFRKNLPPSSLCQLDYAVLGLGDSSYPKFNFVAKKLHKRVLQLGGNPLLPVALGDDQHDLGPDAVVDPWLLALWDKILALYPLPPGLEIISPDTRLPPKYTLHYLAEDSLHPDGGLLQPTAPRAVPSELHPFAARMVSNQRVTAECHFQDVRLIEFDVTGSGMTFSAGDVVMIQPQNCPDDVQQFCQLLRLDPDRRFVLKPTEPSTSLPALLPQPCTIRHLVTHYLDISCVPRRSFFELLSYFSTNELEREKLQEFSSAQGQEELYSYCNRPRRTTLEALWDFPHTTCAIPPEYLLDLIPRIRPRAFSIASSMLAHPDRIQILMAVVRYKTRLSKPRRGLCSTWLASLNPEQGDVRVPLWVKKGGMKFPADPETPVIMIGPGTGVAPFRAAIQERVAQGHGGNCLFFGCRQKSKDFYCQAEWEELVTKGFLTLFTAFSRDQEEKVYVQHRIRENQRLVWELLSSRNAHIYLAGNAKQMPAAVAEALQTVLQLEGGLSPSEAEEHLTALERSQRFQSETWS
- the NDOR1 gene encoding NADPH-dependent diflavin oxidoreductase 1 isoform X4 — protein: MVRARQTGTAQDTAERIGREAKRRHFQCRVEALDSYDVANLINELLVVFVCATTGQGDPPDNMKMFWRFLFRKNLPPSSLCQLDYAVLGLGDSSYPKFNFVAKKLHKRVLQLGGNPLLPVALGDDQHDLGPDAVVDPWLLALWDKILALYPLPPGLEIISPDTRLPPKYTLHYLAEDSLHPDGGLLQPTAPRAVPSELHPFAARMVSNQRVTAECHFQDVRLIEFDVTGSGMTFSAGDVVMIQPQNCPDDVQQFCQLLRLDPDRRFVLKPTEPSTSLPALLPQPCTIRHLVTHYLDISCVPRRSFFELLSYFSTNELEREKLQEFSSAQGQEELYSYCNRPRRTTLEALWDFPHTTCAIPPEYLLDLIPRIRPRAFSIASSMLAHPDRIQILMAVVRYKTRLSKPRRGLCSTWLASLNPEQGDVRVPLWVKKGGMKFPADPETPVIMIGPGTGVAPFRAAIQERVAQGHGGNCLFFGCRQKSKDFYCQAEWEELVTKGFLTLFTAFSRDQEEKVYVQHRIRENQRLVWELLSSRNAHIYLAGNAKQMPAAVAEALQTVLQLEGGLSPSEAEEHLTALERSQRFQSETWS
- the NDOR1 gene encoding NADPH-dependent diflavin oxidoreductase 1 isoform X3; translation: MAERKLLVLFGSQTGTAQDTAERIGREAKRRHFQCRVEALDSYDVANLINELLVVFVCATTGQGDPPDNMKMFWRFLFRKNLPPSSLCQLDYAVLGLGDSSYPKFNFVAKKLHKRVLQLGGNPLLPVALGDDQHDLGPDAVVDPWLLALWDKILALYPLPPGLEIISPDTRLPPKYTLHYLAEDSLHPDGGLLQPTAPRAVPSELHPFAARMVSNQRVTAECHFQDVRLIEFDVTGSGMTFSAGDVVMIQPQNCPDDVQQFCQLLRLDPDRRFVLKPTEPSTSLPALLPQPCTIRHLVTHYLDISCVPRRSFFELLSYFSTNELEREKLQEFSSAQGQEELYSYCNRPRRTTLEALWDFPHTTCAIPPEYLLDLIPRIRPRAFSIASSMLAHPDRIQILMAVVRYKTRLSKPRRGLCSTWLASLNPEQGDVRVPLWVKKGGMKFPADPETPVIMIGPGTGVAPFRAAIQERVAQGHGGNCLFFGCRQKSKDFYCQAEWEELVTKGFLTLFTAFSRDQEEKVYVQHRIRENQRLVWELLSSRNAHIYLAGNAKQMPAAVAEALQTVLQLEGGLSPSEAEEHLTALERSQRFQSETWS
- the NDOR1 gene encoding NADPH-dependent diflavin oxidoreductase 1 isoform X7: MMAERKLLVLFGSQTGTAQDTAERIGREAKRRHFQCRVEALDSYDVANLINELLVVFVCATTGQGDPPDNMKMFWRFLFRKNLPPSSLCQLDYAVLGLGDSSYPKFNFVAKKLHKRVLQLGGNPLLPVALGDDQHDLGPDAVVDPWLLALWDKILALYPLPPGLEIISPDTRLPPKYTLHYLAEDSLHPDGGLLQPTAPRAVPSELHPFAARMVSNQRVTAECHFQDVRLIEFDVTGSGMTFSAGDVVMIQPQNCPDDVQQFCQLLRLDPDRRFVLKPTEPSTSLPALLPQPCTIRHLVTHYLDISCVPRRSFFELLSYFSTNELEREKLQEFSSAQGQEELYSYCNRPRRTTLEALWDFPHTTCAIPPEYLLDLIPRIRPRAFSIASSMLAHPDRIQILMAVVRYKTRLSKPRRGLCSTWLASLNPEQGDVRVPLWVKKGGMKFPADPETPVIMIGPGTGVAPFRAAIQERVAQGHGGNCLFFGCRQKSKDFYCQAEWEELVTKGFLTLFTAFSRDQECQADASGRG
- the NDOR1 gene encoding NADPH-dependent diflavin oxidoreductase 1 isoform X6, with translation MISLALLFAVWTPRMSLEPAATGTPLKPGQTGTAQDTAERIGREAKRRHFQCRVEALDSYDVANLINELLVVFVCATTGQGDPPDNMKMFWRFLFRKNLPPSSLCQLDYAVLGLGDSSYPKFNFVAKKLHKRVLQLGGNPLLPVALGDDQHDLGPDAVVDPWLLALWDKILALYPLPPGLEIISPDTRLPPKYTLHYLAEDSLHPDGGLLQPTAPRAVPSELHPFAARMVSNQRVTAECHFQDVRLIEFDVTGSGMTFSAGDVVMIQPQNCPDDVQQFCQLLRLDPDRRFVLKPTEPSTSLPALLPQPCTIRHLVTHYLDISCVPRRSFFELLSYFSTNELEREKLQEFSSAQGQEELYSYCNRPRRTTLEALWDFPHTTCAIPPEYLLDLIPRIRPRAFSIASSMLAHPDRIQILMAVVRYKTRLSKPRRGLCSTWLASLNPEQGDVRVPLWVKKGGMKFPADPETPVIMIGPGTGVAPFRAAIQERVAQGHGGNCLFFGCRQKSKDFYCQAEWEELVTKGFLTLFTAFSRDQECQADASGRG
- the NDOR1 gene encoding NADPH-dependent diflavin oxidoreductase 1 isoform X1; translation: MISLALLFAVWTPRMSLEPAATGTPLKPGQTGTAQDTAERIGREAKRRHFQCRVEALDSYDVANLINELLVVFVCATTGQGDPPDNMKMFWRFLFRKNLPPSSLCQLDYAVLGLGDSSYPKFNFVAKKLHKRVLQLGGNPLLPVALGDDQHDLGPDAVVDPWLLALWDKILALYPLPPGLEIISPDTRLPPKYTLHYLAEDSLHPDGGLLQPTAPRAVPSELHPFAARMVSNQRVTAECHFQDVRLIEFDVTGSGMTFSAGDVVMIQPQNCPDDVQQFCQLLRLDPDRRFVLKPTEPSTSLPALLPQPCTIRHLVTHYLDISCVPRRSFFELLSYFSTNELEREKLQEFSSAQGQEELYSYCNRPRRTTLEALWDFPHTTCAIPPEYLLDLIPRIRPRAFSIASSMLAHPDRIQILMAVVRYKTRLSKPRRGLCSTWLASLNPEQGDVRVPLWVKKGGMKFPADPETPVIMIGPGTGVAPFRAAIQERVAQGHGGNCLFFGCRQKSKDFYCQAEWEELVTKGFLTLFTAFSRDQEEKVYVQHRIRENQRLVWELLSSRNAHIYLAGNAKQMPAAVAEALQTVLQLEGGLSPSEAEEHLTALERSQRFQSETWS
- the NDOR1 gene encoding NADPH-dependent diflavin oxidoreductase 1 isoform X5, with the protein product MISLALLFAVWTPRMSLEPAATGTPLKPGQTGTAQDTAERIGREAKRRHFQCRVEALDSYDVANLINELLVVFVCATTGQGDPPDNMKMFWRFLFRKNLPPSSLCQLDYAVLGLGDSSYPKFNFVAKKLHKRVLQLGGNPLLPVALGDDQHDLGPDAVVDPWLLALWDKILALYPLPPGLEIISPDTRFSAGDVVMIQPQNCPDDVQQFCQLLRLDPDRRFVLKPTEPSTSLPALLPQPCTIRHLVTHYLDISCVPRRSFFELLSYFSTNELEREKLQEFSSAQGQEELYSYCNRPRRTTLEALWDFPHTTCAIPPEYLLDLIPRIRPRAFSIASSMLAHPDRIQILMAVVRYKTRLSKPRRGLCSTWLASLNPEQGDVRVPLWVKKGGMKFPADPETPVIMIGPGTGVAPFRAAIQERVAQGHGGNCLFFGCRQKSKDFYCQAEWEELVTKGFLTLFTAFSRDQEEKVYVQHRIRENQRLVWELLSSRNAHIYLAGNAKQMPAAVAEALQTVLQLEGGLSPSEAEEHLTALERSQRFQSETWS